Below is a window of Quercus lobata isolate SW786 unplaced genomic scaffold, ValleyOak3.0 Primary Assembly Scq3eQI_340, whole genome shotgun sequence DNA.
CATCCAGATTAAGAAGCAACATCGACCAAAAGACAATCCAATATCTTAACTCTTCCAATAAATACCCAACCAAAGATAACTAGGCCAAGTATTGGTCCCAACTAATTGGGGCCAACTCCATCAATCCTTCATTATCGAGGGTCAGCACATGTATCTTTTTCTCTATCCTACCATATTTAACTATATTTAATCTAATAGCACTCCATTCTATTTATCATTTCCTTCTTCGCTAATTGTACTGATGTTATTCTTTGCCTCTCTCTAACCCATTTTGCTCCTTCAACATGATCAAATCACTTCTTCTTATTGGTGCATTAATTACGTCTTCATTGCACAAGGTCTAGCCATTTTATGCTACTTCCCCTCATCTTTTTCACAATAGGTGCAACCCCCACTTTAAGCagcaaaaataatgttttttcaaGAAATGATTGCCAAATTCTATCATCTAATTGTAACTTTGAGGCATTTGCCAACCAATTAACTATGGAGAGGTTGGCAGTGTGTATGGATTCCACTATGAATATAAAACCCAAATTATGTGTCAGGTTTGATAAAGCacaaaatttaagaaacttAATGCATTGAAACATGATATATTAacagtgaattttttttttgataagtaaaagttTATTGATCTCAAAAAATggaacaccctagtacacagggagtgtacaaAGGATCaaacaatcaagaacaaaaattacaagaatctaagaaatcaagaaaggaAGGAAAGGATTGGTTCCGCAAAGCAGCCAACCAATCCATTAatgttctaaagaaaaattgcTTCAAATCTGATATGGATCTCTCCTTATCTTCAAAGCACcgactatttctctccctccaaaggcaccacaataagCAATGGGGAACCATAAGCCATATATACCCATTTCGATGACGGCCAAAACTGCCTTGCCAACATGCTAGAAGCCCCACTACATATTGCGGCATAACCCAACTCACTCCAAACAACCCGAACACCATAGCCCACATATCCATTGCAACcggacaatgaagaaaaagatgatcaaCCGATTCcccattacacttgcacatgtaGCACCAGTCTAATATCCAAACCTTCCTTCTTCGTAAATTGTCAATCGTTAAGCATTTCCCTAAAGCaacagtccaaacaaagaaagctactcgagaaggaatcttctgcttccaaatgcttttccaaggaaaacaATAGTCATTAGGGCCCACTAAGAGATTGTAATAATCCCTAACTGTGAAGCCCTTCTCTCTAACAGATTTCCAGCACATTTTATCCTCACCAAGCCCTCTAACCGACACACCATATATGGTATCCATGAAACTGGCCAGTGCCTCTAGTTCCCgagcatgcacacccctaaagaAACTTACATCCCAAAACAGGATTCCGTTATCAAACTTCATAACCTCAGCCACACTAACCTCTTGATCTCGGCAGAATCTAAACAATTCAGGATAGGTGACTGCAAGAGAAGTTTCACCACACCAACGGTCTTGCCAAAATTTCTCCCCAATCTCATATAGAATGTGTCGAGAGAAAGTAGGCCACCCCcgactaatatttttccacaagcCAACACCATATGGACCGTTAGTAGGCCTAGTACACCAACTACCCCATTCACAACCATATTTCACAGCTATCACTTGCCTCCAAAGAGCAGCCCTCTCCATCCTAAATCTCCATAGCCACTTCCCAAGTAGAGCTTCATTAAAAAGTCTTACCTTTCTTAGCCCTAAACCACCCGAAGCAATGGGAGTGCAAACAGTAGCCCATTTGACCAAATGGGATTTTGGTTCATCACCAATGCCACCCCATAAAAAATCCCTCTGTAGTTTCTCAATTCTGTTAGCCACAGAAGCAGGAATAggaaataaagatagaaaatatgTGGGTAAGTTAGATagagtgcttttaattaaagtgactctacctcccttggaTAAGTACAAACGTTTCCATCCTGCTAATCTCCGTTCTATCTTCTCCAGAATTGGGTTCCAAATTGATTTATCCTTACATTTAGCTCCCAAAGGAAGGCCTAAATATTTCATTGAAAGGGTACCTTGTTTACAACCAAGGACATTCAACAATAAGTCAAGATTATGCACCATACCAATAGGAACCAGCTCTGACTTGCCTAAATTTATCTTCAGACCAGAAACCGCCTCAAACCAAATGAGAATCATACGGAGAAACAAAACCTGATCCAAatcagcatcacaaaaaattaaagtgtcGTCCGCAAAGAGCAAATGGGACACCTCCAAAGATCTTCCCTCTAAACAACCCACATCAAAACCTGACATGTGACCATCATGGACAGCCTTATCCAACATTCTCCCAAGGGCTTCCATCACCAAGACAAACAGTGAAATTAAGAAATATCTTCGTTGTAAaacaatataagaaaaaatgaatGTCACCAATTTGAACTGGCTTCTTTtatgcatttaattttatttgatagaGGATAATACCGAAAAGTGATCATTTAATGCTTGGTTTTCTATGATTTGGCACTCAATTTGGGACACACAAAAAATGGTTTGGGACAAAGGGAGCAacaaaaagcattaaaaaaacctaatagTAAGAAAATAACAACGCTAAAAATAGAGTTTATGACATGTCAGATGTATTGTAGGTGCCTAAAATTATCTTCTGCTGCTTTAAGAATTGAAATAATGGTAAATTCTGACAGATGCTAACTTACTGCTTTTTAAGAGCAACATATGAATTCAACTCTTTGATCTGCATAAAGTATGAAAATCATTCAGTGCACTTGGaaagaaagatataataaactgactcaaaaaaaaaaaaaaaaggataaaatctATAGTATCTAAGGCTAAATAGAAATAAAGTTAACAACTAACCATTGACTGTTTTTTCTCATTCAGCATCTTGTTAGTGTCCGGATCATTTCTACTCTCCAAATCCTTGGCTTTTCTGTCAAACTCTTTGATAAGCCTGAAAAGACAAGTCCAAATTATCTTTTTGACTGGAAACTTAATAACTGACAAAACAGGTTAAAGAAACATGACTACCAGTGAGACAGTTGACCTATGTCTGCAGGATAGTTCACATTATGGATGCTGGTTGTGGGGTTGCTAGTTTCTGCATTCTATCCCCTAGGATATACAAACACACGTCCTTTGCACCAAAAGATGATATGATGAAAACCCAAAGGAAGTGTTGGTGCGTGCTAAATACAGCAAATTCATTGTACAAATTATAACACAATACCAttgaaaaattgtaatatttattcactTCTCATTCTTTGATTACCaaacagaaaaaagttttgcaaacttcaattcactttttcattacttttctttttctaacttCAATTACATGTAAGTGTGCAAATCATAGAGCAAAATCAACATCTAAGGAGCCGAGCTAGGAGACTTTTGTAAATCAATATGAATCATAGTCCCAAATGCCagtaaggaaaaaagaaaacattattatatatgtcgGACTgttggagaaaaagaaaaacaagaattacAACAAACCGTTAACAGAGGGACAAGAAATCTCAATATGCATTTGTATAGTAGTAGAAGTTTAACAGAGCATTACATATACTTAGcccaaaataacataaaattaaCAGAAAAAGAAATGCTAGTATatgtcccaaaaaaagaagaaggaaacaaCTAGATTATATAATGGTAGGAAGAAAGATGATAACTCACAGGTaaaagatgaggaaaaaaaTTCTCTTGACTGGATTCCTCACAATCTATGCCCGTGTCCCATCGTCCCAGACTTCCTCCCAATCATCCGAGTCTTTGATGTGATGTCTTGCTTGTTTAACAAACGGAACCCTACTGTCTCCACCTCCACGCTCCCGGTAGCTTGTAAACTCAACTTCATGGAATCCCTTCTCATCAATAGACCAGCCAGGGGTTTCCAGATCGAAGAAATTCAAATAGTGCAGGCTCAGCGCAAGGTGATGCGATTCAATTTTACCATATTCTGACGCAATACGTTGAAACCATACTTTATTCGATTTGATTTCAATCAGATAATGTGAGTGATTATAATGCTCGCAGGGTACAAAAACAACGCACAAAAGAATTGCCCACAACTCATCAAACCCCGACCGTGGCAATTGCATGTTCACTGAATAATCGCATCTGTGGAAACTTGGAGATGCCAAAACTGAACTATCACGTATGTTGGCCTTTTCAAATCCATTTGGAATTTGTTTTACAGGAAGAACGTAAGGTAATCTCCCCACTAATTTACCACTTGTTAGTCCCTGAAATATACAAAGCGTGATGTTGaaaattacattataaaaaataataataataaaaaattaaaaccaacacaCAGACAGAGATAGCTAAATAGATAGATATATACTGAAGAAGAGTATTAGGTAATTTCCCAAGTACATGATATTtagaaaacagagagagaaataccttgacACAGAATTGAATATTGAAGCAATTGACACACGCGACACAGAAATCAAAGTGACGACACCAGAAGGGACAATTTTTTGGGCTTTC
It encodes the following:
- the LOC115973567 gene encoding uncharacterized protein LOC115973567 isoform X1 → MLKNLHLFECSKFVNLPENLRNLESLFNLSLRGIAIELLPSSVGRLTALRHLNLSDCENLLCLPESISQLSRITRLNLDGCKRLRWLPDIRSQDCNINVNNCTTLERFPESPKNCPFWCRHFDFCVACVNCFNIQFCVKGLTSGKLVGRLPYVLPVKQIPNGFEKANIRDSSVLASPSFHRCDYSVNMQLPRSGFDELWAILLCVVFVPCEHYNHSHYLIEIKSNKVWFQRIASEYGKIESHHLALSLHYLNFFDLETPGWSIDEKGFHEVEFTSYRERGGGDSRVPFVKQARHHIKDSDDWEEVWDDGTRA